A portion of the Enterobacter sp. SA187 genome contains these proteins:
- the phoU gene encoding phosphate signaling complex protein PhoU, protein MDNLNLNKHISGQFNAELESIRTQVMTMGGMVEQQLSDAITAMHNQDSELAKRVVAGDQQVNMMEVAIDEACVRIIAKRQPTASDLRLVMAIIKTIAELERIGDVADKICRTALEKFSQQHQPLLVSLESLGRHTVQMLHDVLDAFARMDLDEAIRIYREDKKVDQEYEGIVRQLMTYMMEDPRTIPSVLTALFCARSIERIGDRCQNICEYIFYFVKGQDFRHVGGDELDKLLAGSDPKE, encoded by the coding sequence ATGGATAACCTTAACCTCAATAAACACATTTCCGGCCAGTTCAACGCCGAGCTGGAAAGTATTCGCACTCAGGTCATGACCATGGGTGGAATGGTGGAGCAGCAGCTCTCTGACGCTATCACCGCCATGCACAATCAGGACAGCGAGCTGGCCAAGCGCGTTGTGGCAGGCGACCAGCAGGTCAATATGATGGAAGTCGCAATCGATGAAGCCTGTGTGCGCATCATCGCCAAGCGTCAGCCTACCGCCAGCGACCTGCGTCTGGTAATGGCGATCATCAAAACCATCGCCGAGCTTGAGCGTATTGGCGATGTGGCCGACAAAATTTGCCGTACGGCGCTGGAGAAATTCTCTCAGCAACACCAGCCGCTGCTGGTGAGCCTGGAGTCCCTTGGCCGCCACACGGTGCAGATGCTGCATGATGTGCTGGATGCGTTCGCGCGCATGGATCTCGATGAAGCGATCCGTATTTATCGCGAAGACAAGAAAGTGGATCAGGAATATGAAGGCATTGTGCGCCAGTTGATGACCTACATGATGGAAGATCCGCGCACGATCCCAAGCGTACTGACAGCGCTGTTCTGCGCGCGCTCCATCGAGCGTATCGGCGACCGTTGCCAGAACATTTGCGAATACATTTTCTACTTCGTGAAAGGTCAGGATTTCCGTCACGTGGGCGGCGACGAGCTGGACAAACTGCTCGCCGGCAGCGATCCGAAAGAGTGA
- the yieH gene encoding 6-phosphogluconate phosphatase produces the protein MSQIDAVFFDCDGTLVDSEVICSRAYVHMFREFGITLDLEEVFKRFKGVKLYEIIDIVNAENGVDLAKADLEPVYRAEVARLFDSELEVIAGANALLDAMTVPMCVVSNGPVSKMNHSLGKLGMLHHFPDLLFSGYDIQRWKPDPALMYHAAKAMNVDPTKCILVDDSSAGAQAGIAAGMEVFYFCADPHNKPLDHPKVTTFTDLAQLPELWKARGWDITR, from the coding sequence ATGTCCCAAATTGACGCGGTATTTTTCGACTGTGACGGCACGCTGGTCGACAGTGAAGTGATTTGTTCCCGGGCTTATGTCCATATGTTCCGGGAATTTGGCATTACGCTTGATCTTGAGGAGGTATTTAAACGCTTTAAGGGCGTGAAACTCTACGAGATTATCGACATCGTTAACGCCGAAAACGGCGTGGATCTGGCGAAAGCCGATCTCGAACCTGTCTACCGCGCCGAGGTCGCACGTCTGTTCGACAGCGAACTTGAAGTCATTGCGGGTGCAAATGCGTTGCTGGACGCGATGACCGTACCGATGTGTGTGGTGTCCAACGGGCCGGTAAGCAAAATGAATCATTCGCTGGGTAAGCTGGGAATGCTGCACCATTTCCCGGATTTATTGTTCAGCGGCTACGATATTCAGCGCTGGAAACCCGATCCGGCGCTGATGTACCACGCCGCGAAAGCAATGAACGTCGATCCGACGAAATGTATTCTGGTGGATGATTCCTCGGCCGGGGCGCAGGCGGGCATCGCGGCGGGCATGGAAGTGTTCTACTTCTGCGCCGATCCGCATAATAAGCCCCTTGACCACCCGAAGGTGACGACCTTTACCGATCTGGCGCAGCTGCCGGAATTGTGGAAGGCGCGCGGGTGGGATATTACCCGCTAA
- a CDS encoding NCS2 family permease, which translates to MSQQHTTQPSGQGLLDRVFKLREHGTTARTEVIAGFTTFLTMVYIVFVNPQILGAAGMDTSAVFVTTCLIAALGSILMGVFANLPVALAPAMGLNAFFAFVVVGAMGLPWQIGMGAIFWGAIGLLLLTIFRVRYWMIANIPVSLRVGITSGIGLFIGMMGLKNAGVIVANPETLVTIGNLSSHSVLLGVLGFFIIAILASRNIHAAVLVSIVVTTLLGWMLGDVHYGGIVSAPPSVTSVVGHVDLAGSFNLGLAGVIFSFMLVNLFDSSGTLIGVTDKAGLADEKGKFPRMKQALFVDSVSSVAGSFIGTSSVTAYIESSSGVSVGGRTGLTAVVVGVLFLLVIFLSPLAGMVPPYAAAGALIYVGVLMTSSLARVKWDDLTEAVPAFITAVMMPFSFSITEGIALGFISYCVMKIGTGRLRELSPCVVVVALLFVLKIAFIDAH; encoded by the coding sequence ATGAGCCAACAACACACCACCCAGCCATCAGGCCAGGGGTTGCTCGACCGCGTGTTTAAACTGCGTGAACACGGCACAACGGCACGCACCGAAGTCATCGCCGGGTTCACCACCTTCCTGACGATGGTCTATATCGTTTTTGTTAACCCGCAAATCCTGGGCGCCGCTGGCATGGATACCAGCGCGGTGTTTGTGACCACCTGTCTTATCGCCGCGCTTGGCAGCATTCTGATGGGCGTGTTCGCTAACCTGCCGGTGGCGCTGGCACCGGCAATGGGTCTGAACGCTTTCTTTGCATTTGTGGTGGTGGGCGCCATGGGGCTGCCGTGGCAAATCGGCATGGGCGCGATCTTCTGGGGCGCGATTGGCCTGCTGTTGCTGACCATTTTCCGCGTACGTTACTGGATGATTGCCAATATCCCGGTCAGCCTGCGCGTGGGTATCACCAGCGGCATCGGTTTATTCATCGGCATGATGGGTCTGAAAAACGCCGGTGTGATCGTGGCGAACCCGGAAACCCTCGTCACCATTGGTAATCTGTCGTCGCACAGCGTACTGCTGGGCGTGCTGGGCTTCTTTATCATCGCTATTCTGGCCTCGCGTAATATTCACGCGGCCGTGCTGGTTTCCATTGTGGTCACCACACTGCTGGGCTGGATGCTGGGCGATGTGCATTACGGTGGTATCGTTTCTGCGCCGCCGAGCGTGACCAGTGTGGTCGGTCATGTGGATTTAGCCGGTTCCTTTAATCTGGGCCTCGCGGGCGTGATCTTCTCGTTCATGCTGGTGAACCTGTTCGACTCCTCCGGTACGCTGATTGGCGTGACGGATAAAGCGGGCCTGGCGGATGAAAAAGGTAAATTCCCGCGCATGAAGCAGGCGCTGTTTGTGGATAGCGTGTCGTCTGTGGCAGGCTCATTCATCGGCACCTCCTCCGTGACCGCGTACATTGAATCCTCGTCCGGCGTGTCCGTGGGTGGCCGCACCGGTCTGACCGCGGTAGTGGTAGGTGTGCTGTTCCTGCTGGTGATCTTCCTGTCGCCGCTGGCGGGCATGGTGCCGCCGTATGCCGCCGCAGGCGCGCTGATTTACGTGGGCGTGCTGATGACGTCAAGCCTGGCGCGGGTGAAGTGGGATGATCTGACCGAAGCGGTACCGGCCTTTATCACTGCCGTGATGATGCCGTTCAGCTTCTCGATCACCGAAGGCATCGCGCTGGGCTTTATCTCTTACTGCGTGATGAAAATCGGTACCGGCCGTCTGC
- the pstB gene encoding phosphate ABC transporter ATP-binding protein PstB produces MSMVETASGKIQVRDLNFYYGKFHALKNISLDIAKNQVTAFIGPSGCGKSTLLRTFNKMYSLYPEQRAEGEILLDGDNILTNTQDIALLRAKVGMVFQKPTPFPMSIYDNIAFGVRLFEKLSRTDMDERVQWALTKAALWNETKDKLHQSGYSLSGGQQQRLCIARGIAIRPEVLLLDEPCSALDPISTGRIEELITELKQDYTVVIVTHNMQQAARCSDHTAFMYLGELIEFSNTDDLFTKPAKKQTEDYITGRYG; encoded by the coding sequence ATGAGTATGGTTGAGACTGCATCCGGTAAGATCCAGGTTCGTGATTTGAACTTCTATTACGGGAAATTCCATGCCCTGAAAAATATCAGTCTGGATATTGCCAAAAACCAGGTGACGGCGTTTATCGGCCCGTCAGGCTGTGGCAAATCCACCCTGCTGCGTACTTTTAACAAAATGTACTCGCTCTACCCGGAGCAGCGTGCAGAAGGCGAAATCCTGCTGGATGGCGACAATATTCTCACCAATACCCAGGACATCGCGCTGCTGCGCGCCAAAGTCGGTATGGTCTTCCAGAAGCCGACGCCGTTCCCGATGTCGATTTACGACAACATCGCCTTCGGCGTACGCCTGTTTGAAAAGCTCTCCCGCACCGACATGGACGAGCGCGTCCAGTGGGCGCTGACCAAGGCCGCGTTATGGAATGAAACCAAAGATAAACTGCACCAGAGCGGTTATTCACTCTCCGGTGGTCAGCAGCAGCGTTTATGTATCGCCCGCGGCATCGCCATTCGCCCGGAAGTGCTGCTGCTGGATGAGCCCTGCTCAGCGCTGGATCCTATATCCACAGGCCGCATTGAAGAGCTGATCACCGAGTTAAAACAGGATTACACCGTGGTTATCGTGACCCACAACATGCAGCAGGCTGCGCGTTGCTCCGATCACACGGCGTTTATGTACCTTGGCGAGCTTATTGAGTTCAGCAACACCGACGATCTGTTTACCAAGCCGGCTAAGAAACAAACTGAAGATTACATCACGGGTCGCTACGGCTGA